One genomic segment of Salminus brasiliensis chromosome 6, fSalBra1.hap2, whole genome shotgun sequence includes these proteins:
- the egr3 gene encoding early growth response protein 3, with protein MTGKLAEKIPLTMSSLMNSIPESLYPEEDSIPTSMNVFTSAEPAAHYTHMNTDNIMDLGMGGEKSSGEIQYGSSSFQTSRSGQTVTYLGKFAFDTPSSGSIGGSSWCPDNNIISLVSAGILGVSPSPGNITAQTSSSGGSMGGQSSDIEQVYAPPLPAYSTCGEMYQEQVSFHHSPATSSSLPYPGSDYHSTSSKPAMDSSLFSMIPDYNLFHHQGEVGVMEHKPFQAMDPIRVNPPPITPLETIRAFKDKQQIHPGFLGGQQQHASQHHHHQPPQTLALKPIRPRKYPNRPSKTPVHERPHACPAENCDRRFSRSDELTRHLRIHTGHKPFQCRICMRSFSRSDHLTTHIRTHTGEKPFSCEFCGRKFARSDERKRHAKVHLKQKDKKPADKAGGAGAAGSHTSPPSSCGTAGPSSANILTVTTCA; from the exons ATGACAGGCAAACTGGCCGAGAAGATCCCTCTTACCATGAGCAGCTTAATGAACTCCATCCCTGAAAGCCTTTATCCTGAGGAAGACTCCATCCCCACCTCTATGAACGTGTTCACCAGCGCGGAGCCCGCGgcgcactacacacacatgaacacag ATAATATCATGGACTTGGGGATGGGAGGTGAGAAGAGCAGTGGGGAGATCCAGTATGGTTCCAGTAGTTTCCAGACGAGTCGGAGTGGACAGACCGTCACTTACTTGGGCAAGTTTGCCTTTGACACCCCATCGTCAGGGAGCATCGGCGGCTCCAGCTGGTGTCCCGACAACAACATCATCAGCCTGGTGAGCGCCGGGATCCTAGGTGTCTCACCATCACCTGGCAACATCACCGCCCAGACATCCTCGTCGGGCGGCAGCATGGGCGGCCAATCGTCGGACATTGAGCAAGTGTACGCCCCGCCCCTTCCCGCCTACTCCACCTGCGGAGAAATGTACCAGGAACAGGTGTCTTTCCACCACAGCCCAGCCACCTCGTCCTCCCTGCCCTACCCGGGCTCAGACTACCACAGTACCTCCTCCAAGCCCGCCATGGACAGCAGCCTCTTCTCCATGATCCCCGACTACAACCTGTTCCACCACCAGGGCGAAGTTGGGGTGATGGAGCACAAACCCTTCCAGGCCATGGACCCCATCCGGGTGAATCCGCCACCCATCACGCCCCTGGAGACCATCCGAGCGTTCAAGGACAAGCAGCAGATCCACCCGGGGTTCCTGGGCGGCCAGCAGCAGCACGCGTCacagcaccaccatcaccagCCACCGCAGACCCTCGCCCTCAAACCCATCCGGCCTCGCAAGTACCCCAATCGGCCGAGCAAGACGCCGGTCCACGAGCGGCCACACGCCTGCCCGGCCGAGAACTGTGACCGGCGCTTCTCGCGCTCTGACGAGCTCACGCGCCACCTGCGCATCCACACGGGCCACAAGCCCTTCCAGTGCCGCATCTGCATGCGCTCCTTCAGCCGCAGTGACCACTTGACCACGCACATCCGTACTCACACTGGGGAAAAGCCCTTCTCCTGTGAGTTCTGCGGACGCAAGTTTGCCCGCAGCGATGAACGCAAGCGGCACGCCAAGGTGCACCTCAAGCAGAAGGACAAGAAGCCGGCAGACAAGGCCGGCGGTGCCGGGGCGGCGGGCAGCCACACGTCCCCACCGAGTTCCTGTGGGACTGCCGGACCCAGCAGTGCCAATATCCTGACTGTTACCACGTGCGCCTAG